The window AGATTGATTGCAACCTTAGCTgctttttggatttgtttccttgtttttaTCATTGAAACACATTTGCATGTCGCTGATTTGTCCTTGGAATGTGTCTTTGTTATCAGTTTCGATGACTTAGTTGGAAGTTGCTTCTCTTAATCTGCAGGTCATCTAATGGAAAAGATTGAGGCTGAGAATTTGCTTCACAGAGCTTTCAGTGTGTTTTTATTCAACTCCAAGTATGAGTTGCTTCTCCAGGTAATTTCTTATGAGTGACCTTGATGTGTGAAGATGACTTCAAGCTTTATTTAGACGGTTGGTTGGGtgggtttatgatttggttGCTTCATTTAATGTGCTTCtgaaaatcttcttctcttatgGACAGCAACGGTCAAAAACAAAGGTTACTTTCCCACTTGTGTGGACAAACACTTGTTGCAGCCATCCTCTTTACCGTGAATCTGAGCTTATTGAAGAGAAAGTTCTTGGTATTGTTACTGGAATGAGCTTAAGCTTTATAAAACAATCGTGAAGCTTTCACTGTTTGTACTAGATATTGAGGCCTACTATTTGATCTTACCTTCTCAGGTGTAAGAAATGCTGCACAGAGGAAGCTTCTGGATGAGCTCGGTATTGTAGCTGAAGATGTACCAGTCGATGAGTTCACTCCCTTAGGACGCATGCTTTACAAGGCACCTTCTGATGGCAAATGGGGCGAGCACGAACGTAAGTAACTCTTCCATGTGtgatcatctcttttttttaactccTTTGAATTCAGGACTTTGAACTTTTGTGTATTTTCTTGCAGTTGACTATCTACTTTTCATCGTGCGGGATGTGAAGCTTCAACCAAACCCAGATGAAGTGGCTGAAATCAAGTATGTGAGCAGGGAAGAGCTTAAGGAGCTGGTGAAGAAAGCAGATGCAGGTGACGAAGCTGTGAAACTGTCCCCATGGTCTAGATTGGTGGTGGACAATTTCTTGATGAAATGGTGGGATCATGTTGAGAAAGGAACTCTCATTGAAGCTGTAGACATGAAAACCATTCACAAGCTCTGAACTTTTTCATAAGTTTTGGATCTTCCCTCCCCTTctcataataaaattttagagatgAGACTTTAATTAATTCCAAACAAAACTG is drawn from Camelina sativa cultivar DH55 chromosome 8, Cs, whole genome shotgun sequence and contains these coding sequences:
- the LOC104769917 gene encoding isopentenyl-diphosphate Delta-isomerase I, chloroplastic isoform X1, with translation MTTASSLFSFSSFHLRSLLPLASPPSSSRFAPLRLSPIRSPAPRSHLSFRAFSAVNMTDTNDAGMDAVQRRLMFEDECILVDENDRVVGHDTKYNCHLMEKIEAENLLHRAFSVFLFNSKYELLLQQRSKTKVTFPLVWTNTCCSHPLYRESELIEEKVLGVRNAAQRKLLDELGIVAEDVPVDEFTPLGRMLYKAPSDGKWGEHELDYLLFIVRDVKLQPNPDEVAEIKYVSREELKELVKKADAGDEAVKLSPWSRLVVDNFLMKWWDHVEKGTLIEAVDMKTIHKL
- the LOC104769917 gene encoding isopentenyl-diphosphate Delta-isomerase I, chloroplastic isoform X2 gives rise to the protein MTDTNDAGMDAVQRRLMFEDECILVDENDRVVGHDTKYNCHLMEKIEAENLLHRAFSVFLFNSKYELLLQQRSKTKVTFPLVWTNTCCSHPLYRESELIEEKVLGVRNAAQRKLLDELGIVAEDVPVDEFTPLGRMLYKAPSDGKWGEHELDYLLFIVRDVKLQPNPDEVAEIKYVSREELKELVKKADAGDEAVKLSPWSRLVVDNFLMKWWDHVEKGTLIEAVDMKTIHKL